The DNA region GTTCGCCCGCGCGAAGGCGGTCACGCCCGGCGGCGTGAACAGCCCCGTGCGGGCCTTCCGCAGCGTGGGCGGCACGCCCCGGTTCATCCGCGAGGCGCACGGCGCGTACCTGACCGACGCGGACGGCACGCGGTACGTGGACTACATCGGGTCGTGGGGCCCCATGATCCTGGGGCACGACTTCCCGGCCGTGCGCAACGCCATTGGGACAGCGCTGCTGCGCGGCACGAGTTTCGGCGCGCCCGGCGAGGGCGAGGTGGAACTGGCCGAACTCGTCACCCGCCTGACCGGCGCGGAGCGCGTGCGGTTCGTGAACAGCGGCACGGAGGCCACCATGAGCGCCCTGCGGCTGGCGCGGGGCTTCACGGGCCGGAATTTCATCCTGAAGTTCCGCGGGAACTACCACGGGCACGCCGACGGCCTGCTGGTGGAGGCCGGCAGCGGCCTGCTCACGAACGCCGACGCGCTGGGCGCCGCCGCCCCCAGCAGCGCGGGCGTGCCGGCCGAGTACGCCGCCCTGACGCTGGTCAGCGAGTACAACGACCCCGCCGCGCTGGACGCCCTGATGCAGGAACGCGGGCATGAGATCGCCGCCGTGATCTTCGAGCCGGTGGTGGGCAACGCGGGCGTGCTGATTCCCACGCCGGAATTCCTGGCCGCGCTGCACCGCGTGAAGGACCGCGGCGTGGTCCTGATCGCCGACGAGGTCATGACCGGTTTCCGGCTGTCCCTGAACGGCGCGACCGGCCTGCTGGGCCTGCAGCCGGACCTGACCTGCTGGGGCAAGATCATCGGCGGGGGCCTGCCGGTCGGCGCGTACGGCGGCCGGGCCGAGATCATGGACTTCGTGTCCCCGCAGGGCCCGGTGTACCAGGCCGGCACCCTCAGCGGGAACCCGCTGGCGATGGCCGCGGGCCTCGCCACGCTGCGCGAACTGGAAGCGGACCCGGAGCTGTACGCCCGGCTGGAGGCGTACACCACGCAGCTCGCGGCCGGCCTGAAGGACATCGCGGCGAAGGCCGGGGTGCCCCTCACCGTGAACCACGTGGGCTCCATGCTCACGGCGTTCTTCGTGGACGCGCCCGGCGGCATCCGCACGTACGCGCAGGCGGCGCCCAGCGACACGAAGGCGTTCGCGGCGTGGTTCCAGCACCTGCTCGCCCGGGGCATCTACTGGGCACCGTCGCAGTTCGAGAGCATCTTCGTGAGTGCGGCGCATACCGACCTTGAGCTGAACGCCACACTGGAAGCCGCCCGCGGCGCCTATAAAGAGCTGTGATGCCGCTTCCTGCCGCCCTGTCCCCCCGCCGAGGCCGCCCATGACCCTGATCGAACAGACGCCCGACATCATCCGCGTCCTCCAGGACCACAAGGTCATCGCGGTGGTCGGCTTTCA from Deinococcus ficus includes:
- the hemL gene encoding glutamate-1-semialdehyde 2,1-aminomutase translates to MTTPPSSVPTDVPLPPSTTQSERLFARAKAVTPGGVNSPVRAFRSVGGTPRFIREAHGAYLTDADGTRYVDYIGSWGPMILGHDFPAVRNAIGTALLRGTSFGAPGEGEVELAELVTRLTGAERVRFVNSGTEATMSALRLARGFTGRNFILKFRGNYHGHADGLLVEAGSGLLTNADALGAAAPSSAGVPAEYAALTLVSEYNDPAALDALMQERGHEIAAVIFEPVVGNAGVLIPTPEFLAALHRVKDRGVVLIADEVMTGFRLSLNGATGLLGLQPDLTCWGKIIGGGLPVGAYGGRAEIMDFVSPQGPVYQAGTLSGNPLAMAAGLATLRELEADPELYARLEAYTTQLAAGLKDIAAKAGVPLTVNHVGSMLTAFFVDAPGGIRTYAQAAPSDTKAFAAWFQHLLARGIYWAPSQFESIFVSAAHTDLELNATLEAARGAYKEL